The DNA sequence ACTCCACAAACTCCTCCCACATTTACACATTGGTTTAGAAGAAAACCGACTCGAAGGAGGGAAGTCTTCTTTCCAAAGGAGTTTGTTACTCATCCTTGCCATCACTTTGCATAATATCCCAGAGGGACTTGCAGTAGGTGTCGCCTTTGGTGCATTAGGTGATGGGTTTACTTACGAGGCTCTTATGGCGGCAGTGGTGGTTGCCTTTGGGATTGGGATCCAAAATATCCCCGAAGGGGCTGCGGTTTCCATTCCACTCCTTCGAGAAGGGTATAGTGCCAAAAAAAGTTTTTGGTATGGACAACTTTCTGGATTTGTCGAACCCATTGGTGGACTTCTTGGTGCGGCCCTTGTGTTTTATGTGGAAAGTATCCTTCCGTTTGCTCTTTCTTTTGCGGCAGGAGCGATGATCTTTGTGGTGGTGGAGGAATTGATTCCAGAATCACATACGGGGAAAGAAACCGAAATGTCAACACTCGGTGCGATGTTTGGATTTGTGCTGATGATGGCTTTAGATGTGGGACTTGGGTGAAGGTGGTGATACAAATGTTAAATGGTAATCAAATTACGAGTATACTTATTTTCTTTTTGTTTGTTTCCTGTGCGATTGACATCAAACAAGTCCCGCAACCTAGAGAATCAGAAAATACTATTTATCCATACATAAACCAAGAAGTTTATATAGGTAAATTTGAAGTTTACACTTCTGATAGTGTCAATTATACAAAGGCTTGGAAGTATACTTTCAAATCGATTCTAAAAAACAATCGAGTTAGCAATCAAGTGTTAGATGTCTCTAACGATCGAAATGCTAAAGAGGAAGTAGACAAGTATCTGATCGATATTGAGGTGTATCCTAATTTCGAATCAAATTTTATTATGTGGAAAACGTGGCCAGCATTTTGGCCTTTCACTGGGTACTGGCCATTACAAGTACGTGATCATCATTATGAGGTAAAACTATTGTGTAAAATTTCCGTTAACGGTGTCCCTCGCACAAATATTGAGATCATAGAAAATGCCAAAAAAACGATAGAAATTTATGGGTTTTATCGTACTAGTGAAATCGAATCTATGATTGAAGTTGCCAATTTGAAGGTATTGGATCGATGCGCAAAAGAAATCATAAATCATTTG is a window from the Leptospira ellinghausenii genome containing:
- a CDS encoding ZIP family metal transporter; its protein translation is MFIDLLSFHPVVLALLATGFTWFCTAFGAGFVFFFRTVPRPVFNAMLGFASGIMIAASFWSLLLPSIELSETAGGPAWFHVSLGFLSGGLSLFGLHKLLPHLHIGLEENRLEGGKSSFQRSLLLILAITLHNIPEGLAVGVAFGALGDGFTYEALMAAVVVAFGIGIQNIPEGAAVSIPLLREGYSAKKSFWYGQLSGFVEPIGGLLGAALVFYVESILPFALSFAAGAMIFVVVEELIPESHTGKETEMSTLGAMFGFVLMMALDVGLG
- a CDS encoding LBF_2127 family putative lipoprotein, which gives rise to MLNGNQITSILIFFLFVSCAIDIKQVPQPRESENTIYPYINQEVYIGKFEVYTSDSVNYTKAWKYTFKSILKNNRVSNQVLDVSNDRNAKEEVDKYLIDIEVYPNFESNFIMWKTWPAFWPFTGYWPLQVRDHHYEVKLLCKISVNGVPRTNIEIIENAKKTIEIYGFYRTSEIESMIEVANLKVLDRCAKEIINHLQ